A section of the Solitalea canadensis DSM 3403 genome encodes:
- a CDS encoding DUF6263 family protein → MLKRTFALISLGILTFQATYAQKAITLQQNFQPGKKYGYAMSYDQNIGQNIMGQDITMKQLMKIDYSFDITTASAPDKNVKVTYNKIYSLSDAMGATSEYDSEKDNGTENNPLSALKGASFNMVITPKGDVKSVSGVDKMLDAMAQKSSKDSATTATIKDALNKQFGSEAVKASMEAALKIYPEKPIKQGESWVVETELKNILPLKMKTTYTLKEVKENKAFVGVVGTISAVGPVEVMGFTMQTNLSGTNNGDMIIDIKSGLALNSDMKINIGGTMSAMGQDIKMKIDGQNKIAGKEL, encoded by the coding sequence ATGTTAAAAAGAACATTCGCGCTTATTTCTTTGGGCATATTGACATTTCAAGCAACTTATGCTCAAAAAGCAATAACCCTACAACAAAATTTTCAACCTGGCAAAAAATACGGATATGCCATGAGCTATGACCAAAACATTGGTCAGAATATTATGGGACAAGATATCACGATGAAACAGCTCATGAAAATTGACTATTCTTTTGATATTACTACGGCCAGTGCTCCTGATAAAAATGTAAAGGTTACGTACAATAAAATCTACTCATTATCGGATGCAATGGGAGCAACTAGTGAATACGATTCTGAAAAAGATAACGGCACTGAAAACAATCCATTAAGCGCTTTAAAGGGAGCCAGCTTTAATATGGTTATCACCCCAAAGGGTGATGTAAAATCAGTTTCAGGAGTTGATAAAATGCTGGACGCAATGGCTCAAAAAAGCTCAAAAGACTCAGCAACTACTGCAACAATTAAAGATGCTCTTAATAAACAATTTGGTTCAGAAGCTGTAAAAGCTAGCATGGAAGCAGCTTTAAAAATCTATCCTGAAAAACCTATCAAACAAGGTGAATCATGGGTGGTAGAAACTGAACTAAAGAACATTCTTCCATTAAAAATGAAAACCACTTATACGCTAAAAGAAGTAAAAGAAAATAAAGCTTTTGTTGGGGTAGTTGGTACTATTAGTGCAGTTGGTCCTGTAGAAGTAATGGGCTTTACCATGCAAACCAATTTGAGCGGTACTAATAATGGAGATATGATTATCGATATTAAATCTGGCTTAGCACTAAACAGCGATATGAAAATCAATATCGGTGGAACGATGAGTGCCATGGGACAGGATATTAAAATGAAAATTGACGGCCAGAATAAAATTGCCGGCAAAGAATTATAA
- a CDS encoding retropepsin-like aspartic protease — MNELIRTKNFFAAQQVLANSEKEMTPEVKAIYNAVILNAFGMAQKSNDTLLSISKNKRPTTDSLGFLFHQTLYDNYVKLFNYREAAISGSILLKNYASYYTANNLKDEKEALKIWELLKDIPVQKITQPKAETIQLKKDLAQLWNIPVKQADSVYDFVFDSGAGISTITDSYARKLNLKIVSDSTVGINSGLTGNTTYAKLGVAAKLNFNNIEVSNCIFLIFPDSALSFASGVYKIKGIIGFPVIKELGTLHFTENQLLITKDSTPKTSIKNMTLDQLKPVIYLTYRNELLPFTFDSGAQSSLLSDVFYKKYQSDLDSKGVPTPYTIGGASGQKTLSAVKIPEIKLFCGASAIILKNCMVSKEMLDTNQDVYYGNIGQDVIKQFKTMVINFKESYIAFEN; from the coding sequence TTGAATGAACTCATAAGAACAAAGAACTTCTTTGCAGCTCAGCAAGTATTGGCAAATTCAGAGAAAGAAATGACTCCGGAGGTAAAAGCGATTTACAATGCAGTTATTTTGAATGCATTTGGAATGGCACAGAAATCCAATGACACTTTACTTTCTATTTCCAAGAACAAAAGACCAACAACAGACAGCTTGGGCTTTCTTTTCCACCAAACGTTGTATGACAATTATGTAAAACTATTTAATTACAGAGAAGCGGCGATCAGTGGCTCCATTTTATTGAAAAACTATGCTTCTTATTACACTGCAAATAATCTAAAGGATGAAAAGGAGGCATTAAAAATCTGGGAATTACTGAAAGATATTCCGGTTCAAAAGATAACACAACCAAAAGCCGAAACTATTCAATTAAAGAAAGATCTTGCTCAATTATGGAATATCCCGGTTAAACAAGCTGACAGTGTATACGATTTCGTTTTTGACTCCGGAGCTGGTATTTCAACAATTACTGACTCCTATGCAAGGAAACTAAACTTAAAGATCGTATCTGATTCAACAGTTGGAATCAATAGCGGGCTAACAGGAAATACTACTTACGCCAAATTGGGTGTAGCAGCTAAATTGAATTTCAACAATATTGAGGTTAGCAATTGCATCTTCCTTATTTTTCCAGACTCTGCTTTAAGTTTCGCAAGTGGTGTCTATAAAATCAAGGGTATCATCGGATTTCCTGTTATAAAAGAATTAGGCACTTTACATTTTACGGAAAATCAGCTGTTAATTACCAAAGACAGTACTCCTAAAACTTCTATAAAAAACATGACCCTTGATCAACTTAAACCAGTCATTTACCTTACCTATAGGAATGAACTCTTACCTTTTACTTTTGACTCAGGAGCGCAAAGTTCTCTTTTAAGCGATGTATTCTATAAAAAATATCAATCTGATTTAGACAGTAAAGGAGTACCTACACCCTATACAATTGGAGGTGCTTCGGGTCAGAAAACCTTATCCGCAGTAAAAATTCCAGAAATTAAACTTTTCTGCGGAGCTTCTGCCATTATACTTAAAAATTGCATGGTAAGTAAAGAAATGTTGGATACTAATCAGGATGTTTATTACGGAAATATAGGACAAGATGTTATCAAGCAGTTTAAAACCATGGTCATTAACTTTAAAGAAAGTTACATAGCTTTTGAGAATTAA
- a CDS encoding DUF4269 domain-containing protein, with protein MPDWRSLEYLLNGTKRQKDAYYALNEIALMEKLKDYHPILVGTIPIDIDIPKSDLDIICQAHDYADFGKLVQFHFGNFDNFTTNQNENRFLANFKYGAFDIEIFATNQPTEAQPAYRHMLIEDRILQLLGNKFRSEIRNLKSKGLKTEPAFGALLEFGSNPYEVLLVYERWSPTELKEKLSSFITKYQS; from the coding sequence ATGCCGGATTGGAGATCACTCGAATACTTATTAAATGGCACTAAACGTCAAAAAGATGCTTATTACGCCTTGAATGAAATTGCATTAATGGAAAAGCTTAAGGATTATCATCCAATTTTAGTAGGCACAATTCCTATTGATATAGATATCCCAAAAAGTGACCTGGATATTATATGTCAGGCCCATGATTATGCAGATTTTGGCAAGTTAGTTCAATTTCATTTCGGCAACTTCGACAATTTTACCACTAATCAAAACGAAAACAGATTCCTTGCTAATTTTAAATACGGGGCTTTCGACATTGAAATTTTCGCAACCAATCAGCCAACCGAAGCCCAGCCGGCTTATCGCCATATGCTTATAGAAGACCGCATACTACAGCTATTGGGCAATAAATTCAGAAGTGAAATCCGAAACTTAAAAAGTAAGGGATTAAAAACAGAGCCTGCCTTTGGAGCATTGCTAGAATTTGGCAGTAATCCGTATGAAGTGTTATTAGTTTACGAACGTTGGTCGCCAACAGAACTCAAAGAAAAGTTGAGCTCCTTTATCACAAAATACCAATCTTAA
- a CDS encoding PH domain-containing protein, with product MTDNIHKFLAEEQDVKVVEKIYGKVVDMLTPGESLEYIAVQKKPAVNISPDCIALTSKRIIFFHPKNLGLSMEFQDYLWKDIEDCHFKEGFLGAEFMIKTIIGTTVTMDYLPKVQARKLYQFAQHKSEEMQDYRRQIELENKRASAGGGVVVNSASTPELPQQPAAPIESVQPGVPKIEPISAPIPPEPVKPTPAESTPSAPVAPSTQQEDPVAVLKKLKAMFDNDLITKAEYDSKKAEILSRM from the coding sequence ATGACTGATAACATTCATAAATTTTTGGCCGAAGAACAGGACGTTAAAGTGGTTGAAAAAATATACGGCAAAGTGGTTGATATGTTAACCCCTGGTGAATCGCTGGAATATATTGCGGTTCAGAAAAAGCCTGCTGTCAACATTTCCCCTGATTGTATCGCACTTACCAGTAAACGGATTATTTTCTTCCATCCTAAAAACCTGGGACTTTCTATGGAATTTCAGGATTATTTATGGAAAGACATTGAAGATTGCCATTTCAAAGAAGGATTCTTAGGCGCCGAGTTCATGATAAAAACAATTATTGGAACAACTGTTACAATGGATTACCTCCCGAAGGTTCAGGCCCGAAAATTGTATCAATTTGCTCAACATAAATCTGAAGAAATGCAGGACTACAGAAGACAAATTGAACTGGAAAACAAAAGGGCAAGCGCCGGAGGTGGTGTGGTTGTAAACAGTGCATCTACTCCTGAGTTGCCACAACAACCAGCAGCTCCAATTGAGTCGGTGCAGCCTGGCGTTCCTAAAATTGAGCCAATATCAGCTCCTATTCCGCCAGAACCGGTAAAACCAACTCCTGCAGAATCAACTCCATCTGCTCCTGTTGCTCCGTCAACTCAACAAGAAGATCCGGTAGCTGTATTAAAGAAACTGAAGGCGATGTTTGACAATGATCTTATTACAAAGGCCGAATACGACTCTAAAAAAGCTGAAATTCTTTCCAGAATGTAG
- a CDS encoding L,D-transpeptidase family protein, with the protein MKTVLVICLAIGLLACANSPTKKQKKSEVVIIGLSDTLKIPEHVKIDRLLVLKSKRQLIAFSGNKRIKTYRICLGRNPIGAKEFEGDMKTPEGIYLIDGKNPNSRYYKNLGVSYPNNADRKRAKRLGKKTGGDIKIHGTGGDINTPDPLYDWTWGCIAVTNKEIDELYKHVETGIPIEIKP; encoded by the coding sequence ATGAAAACCGTACTTGTAATCTGCCTGGCCATAGGATTACTTGCCTGTGCAAATTCACCCACTAAAAAACAGAAGAAATCAGAAGTTGTAATAATTGGTCTGTCAGATACCTTAAAAATACCTGAACATGTAAAAATAGATCGCTTACTGGTGTTAAAATCCAAAAGGCAATTAATTGCCTTTTCCGGAAACAAACGGATTAAAACCTACCGGATTTGCTTAGGTAGAAATCCGATTGGAGCAAAAGAATTTGAAGGAGACATGAAGACACCAGAAGGTATTTACTTAATCGATGGTAAAAACCCTAACAGTCGTTATTATAAAAATTTGGGAGTTTCCTATCCTAATAATGCTGATCGGAAAAGAGCAAAGCGTTTAGGTAAGAAAACAGGAGGAGATATTAAAATACACGGAACAGGCGGCGATATCAATACCCCCGATCCTCTTTATGATTGGACATGGGGATGTATTGCTGTTACAAACAAAGAGATTGACGAACTCTATAAACATGTTGAAACTGGTATTCCTATAGAAATAAAACCTTAA
- a CDS encoding L,D-transpeptidase family protein, with amino-acid sequence MKKNIIRAVVFASACLIAFNYFPEKSIVPNVKIDKLVVLKSKRKLLAYENGVLIKTYTISLGINPIGAKEFEGDMKTPEGIYTINDKNPNSGYYKNLGVSYPNDHDIKHAATLGKPTGGDIKIHGLRNGMGFLNKFQRFFDWTYGCMALTNKEVEELYQHVPIGTVIEIKP; translated from the coding sequence ATGAAAAAAAACATCATCCGTGCTGTAGTTTTTGCTTCTGCTTGTCTTATTGCTTTCAACTATTTTCCCGAAAAATCAATTGTTCCTAACGTCAAAATTGACAAATTGGTGGTTTTAAAATCAAAAAGAAAACTCCTTGCTTATGAAAATGGGGTCCTTATTAAAACTTATACGATTTCATTAGGCATAAATCCTATAGGAGCAAAAGAGTTTGAGGGGGACATGAAAACTCCCGAGGGAATTTATACGATTAATGATAAAAATCCGAACAGCGGTTATTATAAAAACTTAGGTGTGTCTTACCCCAATGATCATGACATTAAACATGCAGCAACCTTAGGAAAACCTACTGGTGGTGACATCAAAATCCATGGATTGCGAAACGGAATGGGATTTCTTAACAAGTTTCAACGATTCTTCGATTGGACCTACGGCTGCATGGCATTGACAAACAAGGAAGTTGAAGAACTATATCAACATGTGCCTATCGGAACGGTGATTGAAATAAAACCCTAA
- a CDS encoding DUF1304 domain-containing protein yields the protein MKLLSQLFIGLVAIEHLYILWLEMFAWTTRGKKTFKSLDPNLFEPTKALAANQGLYNGFLAAGLIWSLLISDPIWSVNVSCFFLVCVIVAGTYGAITAQRSIFFIQAVPAIIALIFSLSQ from the coding sequence ATGAAACTACTTTCGCAACTGTTCATCGGACTCGTTGCTATTGAACACCTCTATATTTTATGGTTAGAAATGTTTGCCTGGACCACCAGAGGAAAAAAGACCTTTAAATCACTTGATCCCAATCTATTTGAACCCACCAAAGCATTAGCAGCTAACCAAGGTTTATATAATGGATTTTTAGCAGCTGGTTTAATTTGGTCTCTATTAATTTCGGATCCGATTTGGAGTGTGAATGTTTCTTGCTTCTTTTTAGTATGCGTAATAGTTGCGGGAACTTACGGAGCGATAACGGCTCAGCGTTCCATCTTTTTCATTCAAGCTGTCCCTGCAATTATCGCACTTATTTTTTCGTTATCACAATAA
- the fabD gene encoding ACP S-malonyltransferase, with protein MKAYVFPGQGAQFVGMGKELYETSALAKELFEKANEIIGFRITDVMFNGTDEDLKQTKVTQPAIFLHSVILAKVLGDNFKPEMVAGHSLGEFSSLVANGTLNFEDAFRLVIARANAMQKACELQPSTMAAILGLEDKVVEDICASIDEVVVPANYNCPGQLVISGSIEGVNIACEKLKEAGAKRALVLNVGGAFHSPLMEPARVELEAAINATQFNTPVCPVYQNVNAQPTSDPETIKKNLIAQLTGAVRWTQTVQAMLADGASSFTEVGPGNVLQGLVKKVSKEIATESATI; from the coding sequence ATGAAAGCTTATGTTTTCCCGGGCCAGGGTGCTCAGTTTGTAGGAATGGGCAAAGAGTTGTATGAAACTTCTGCTTTAGCCAAAGAATTATTTGAGAAAGCGAATGAAATTATTGGGTTCCGTATTACCGATGTAATGTTTAATGGAACTGACGAAGATTTAAAGCAAACGAAAGTTACTCAACCTGCTATCTTCTTACATTCAGTAATATTAGCTAAAGTTTTAGGCGATAATTTTAAGCCTGAAATGGTTGCCGGACACTCTTTAGGTGAGTTTTCTTCATTGGTTGCTAACGGTACGTTAAACTTTGAAGATGCATTCAGACTAGTTATTGCCCGCGCCAATGCTATGCAAAAAGCATGTGAATTACAGCCGTCTACTATGGCTGCAATTTTAGGTTTAGAGGATAAAGTAGTTGAAGACATATGTGCTTCAATTGACGAAGTTGTTGTTCCAGCCAATTATAACTGTCCGGGACAACTCGTTATTTCTGGAAGTATTGAAGGTGTAAACATTGCATGTGAGAAACTAAAAGAAGCTGGAGCAAAGCGTGCCTTAGTATTAAATGTTGGAGGAGCATTCCACTCTCCGTTAATGGAACCTGCCCGTGTTGAATTAGAAGCCGCAATTAATGCGACTCAATTTAACACACCAGTTTGTCCGGTTTACCAAAACGTAAATGCACAACCTACAAGCGATCCTGAAACTATTAAGAAAAACCTTATTGCTCAATTAACAGGTGCCGTAAGATGGACTCAGACAGTACAGGCTATGCTTGCGGATGGAGCTAGTTCATTTACCGAAGTAGGACCAGGTAATGTTTTACAAGGTTTAGTAAAGAAAGTAAGTAAAGAAATAGCAACTGAAAGCGCTACTATCTAA